The Christiangramia salexigens genome includes the window ATAAATTCTGCTTTATTATGCTATGGGCTTTTCGGCTTAACGCGATTGCAAAAGGAAGTATCTCCAGTTTATCTGCCATTAATGCGATATCTGCAGTTTCCAGTGCCACGTCACTTCCCGCAGCTCCCATTGCAATTCCAACAGTACTGTTTGCCATGGCAGGAGCATCATTTACCCCATCCCCTACCATTGCGATCTTAGATTCTTCCTTCTTAAGCTTTTTGATCTGCTCCACCTTTTCTTCAGGAAGCAATCCTCCATAGGCATCGGTTAATCCTATCTCTGTAGCAATGGCATTTGCCACTTCCTGATTATCGCCGGTTAACATGATCATCTTACGGATTCCTGCTTTCCTGAGTCTACTAAGTGTTTCTTTTGCCGCAGCCCTTGGAGTGTCCATAAGCCCAAGAATTGCTGAAAAACTTTTGTCCTGCAATACCAGCATAACGGTCTTACCTTCAGATTCCAGCTGAATGACTCTTTCTTTTACATCGGAAGGAATCTCTTTAAGATCATCGAACAATTCCATATTCCCAATTCTTATCAGTTTCCCGTTAACCCTTCCTTTTATACCTTTCCCCTGGACTGCTTCACTCTCTGTCACCGTTGGGGTTCCATTAGTAGAACTCATTCTTTTCTTTGCATCGCGCACGAGAGCTTTGGCAAGTGGATGATTACTTGAACTTTCAATAGCTATCACATTGCGCAACAGCTCATCATCGGAAACTCCGTTTAAAGGGATGAAATCGGTTAATTTAGGTTTGCCTTCAGTGAGCGTTCCGGTTTTATCAAATGCCAGAGCCCTCAAAGTTCCCAGGTCTTCTAATGGTTTTCCTCCTTTGATGAGTACTCCGCCTCGGGCTGCCCTGGCAATTCCACTAAGAACTGCAGATGGCGTAGAGATCGCCAACGCACATGGGCTGGCAGCTACCAATGCTGCCATGGATCTGTAAAAACTTTCCTGCCAGGTTTCATCTATGACCAAAAAGGCAAAATTGAGCAGAACAATCAAGAGCAGAACCGCCGGCACATAGAATTTCTCGAATTTATCGGTAAGCAATTGAGTAGGCGATTTCTTCTCCTGCGCCTCCTGTACCATTGTTATAAGTCGGTTCAGGGTAGAGTCCTGGGTTTCTTTGATCACCCGGATATCTATCACATTGTCTCCATTGATCGTACCGGCAAAAACCCTGCTTTTTTCCGGGATATCCTTTTCTGAAGCATATTCCTTATCCGGATCTTCAATACGCTCCTTATCTACCGGTATACTTTCCCCGGTAATTGGTGCCTGATTGATACTCGCATTTCCGCTTAATAAAATACCATCTGCACTTATAGTAGAATTTGGCCTTATCCTAATCGTATCCCCCACCTTCAGTTCATCTATACTCACCTCAATAAAATCATTTCCTTTTCTTTTAAGGGCGACCTTAGGGGATAATTTTGTAAGCGCTTCAATAGATTTCCGGGCTTTATCCATAGCCAGGTGTTCCAAGGCATGACCAAGGCTAAACAGGAATAAGAGTAATGCTCCTTCTGCCCATTTATCCAGCAAAGCAGCACCTACCGCGGCTACCAGCATTAGAAAATCTATTTCAAACCTTCCTTTTGAGATTTCCTGAATGGCTTCTTTCAAGGTGTAATAGCCTCCAAATCCATAAGAAATTACATAAAGACTCAATATGATCGCAAAATCAAGCTGAGAAAACTGAGATAGGAGAAAAGCTATAAGCAGAAATACACCGCTTATTATTGCAAAAATAAGTTCGGTATGTTTGCCAAATATGCCGGATTTATGATCGTGAGTATTGGTTTCTTTACAATTATTACACATACATAGAATTTAATACAATCTGTAAAAAACATGAGCTCCTTAGCCCTTTTTGATTTAAAGACTAAGATAAAAGGAAAAAGCTGCAACTAAAGTGCATTAATGCTTAGAGCATTTATCACAGGTTCCTTTGATCACGAGATTCATATCCTGGGTTACAAATCCTTCGGGAAGACTTATATGTGGAATTGTATGATCTGTAAGACATGTGGTTTCATTGCAATTGGTACAATGAAAGTGAAGATGGAGGTCTCTGGAACTTTGAGGTTCATCTAAAGCATATTTTGCGATACCGGTCCCATCGTCTATTTGGTGCACCAAACCATACTTTTCGAAAGTTTTGATGGTTCGGTAGATCGTCGTACGCTCAGATCTGTCAAAATCAGATTCTATATCTGTAAGAGCTACAGCGGTACTTCTTTCTTTAAGAAATTTGAACATGAGAAGTCTCATAGCCGTAGGGCGGATTTGGTGACTTTTCAGTAATTTTTCAATTTCTTCCATGTTCTGTAGACAGCTATACAAAGTTAAGATGAAAAAGACCTAATCCACAAGATTTGGAAGTAATTAAAATACAGTTAAGTCTATGAGCTATGAGCTCACCGAATCCTTATCTGCACAGCACTTACACACCTTAACTTTTGCAGACTTTAGCTTTTCTATAGCAGAACAACTGGCGAGAATTCCGTTAGGGAACATACCTAAATATTCTCTCTCCAGAATACCGGGAAGATTTTGACAGCCATCAGAATGTATAAGGGTAGACCCACCGGGAGCTGCAATTTTATTAGAATAGTAAAATTTCATGTTGCAAGGTAGAGGTTAAGCCAGCCAGGAATTACTCTAATTACTGAATGTTTTAATGTTATTAATCAGGACGTGTTAAAGTATTCTTAATGAAATTAGGCTGTAAGAAGCTTGCCAATTAAACCTTTATCTGGGTTTACCGGGGGCTAGTACAAACTCGGGAGGTAAGGTCATCTGGATCAGAAATAACTAAATCCTATTTAGAAATTAACCGATTCTATGCTAAAATTCTAAAAACCAGAAAGACTGCTAAGACAACACTTAAACCCAAGATGATATTACGATAGATATTTCCGTAATCCTCAATCACTATTGTTGGTTTTGAAAGAAAAAAGTTAAAATATCTATTAAGAATTGAGCCTAAGGGTTTTCCCCCATTTTTAACCAAGACAGTTAGAGATGAATATTCTATATTTAATTAGAGGTTACAAAAAGTTCGAAACCATCTACGATGTCTCCATCTATATCATTTTGAATATCAAAAAGTACCGGAGTCATAGTCATACCGATGCGTTTACTCTGATCTGGATCCATCTTCAGGCTAAAGGCTCCTGAACTAAGACCGAGAAAATGAAAATAACCATCGCTCTGGGAAAGACATTGACCAACGAGCTCATTATTTTCATCATAGATATTCAGTTTAATTCCGCTTACCGGGATCTTCACAGTCTTTTCATCACGGTAAATAAACCCACCTATTTCACCCACCACCTCTATTGGCACTTCTACCACAGTAGTTGTATTAGGAGTAACCTCTATACTCAGGCTTTTATCTTTAAGCCTCCAGGAAATATTTGGGAAATAAGACGAGTTTAGTTCAAAATAATGCGGCATATGAGGAGTCAGCTGTGTGAAACTATATTGACCATCTGAAGATTTCTTTCTAACCCCTCCTGAATGGGATTTCACCTGCAGTTCCGGCACAACTGGCTCTGAAGCATCCTTCTTCCCATTGGCATTCAGATCCAGAAAAGCCAAAAAACTAAGGCTTCCACGACCGGGTAGCTTATCTTCACTGAATTGAATAAACTTATCATTTTGTCCCGGCTCAAAACCTCCCGAAATATATTGAGAGAAAGAGGTATTATATTTATTATAATTTGCCACTCCCCCAAATCGGGCGAAATCCAGATTATAGCGAAAGCCTAATTGAACGTTGTGTTGTTCATAATTAAAATCATAATCATAAGTAAAATTAATATTAGCCTTTTCAAAAAGATTCATTTTAAATTCACTTCGCAAATAATTCAATGACATCGTTGAGTAACTAAAACCTAAACGCGGGATTGCAAAAAGTTTATCAGAAAATTTGATTATGCTGGACAGATCGCTTGTCGCTATTGGATCTGCAAAATCGGTGAAAAAGGCCTGTGTATTTAAATTAAAATTTCGGCCAAAAGCAATTCCGGAGAACGTGAGTTGCGACCTTTTAAGGGTATAATTCGGGTAGTCATATTGAAGATAACTAAGTCGAGAAGTTCCTTTGAAGAATTTAGTCTTAACGGGTAAAGCCAGCCTTGCCTGGATTTCCTCACGATATCGAAACCTTAAGGCATCCTGATCTTTATTATACCTACTGTAATTGAAATCCAAACGCAAACTGGAAGGTGAAGTGTAATTAAAGTTACCTCTAAAGCCTAGACCATAGATATATTCCCCATTCAGAAAAAATCTTGATCTCAAATTCACTGATGAATGGACAAAAGGCATAAACCGGTTTTTATTTAATGTAGATAAATATTCCAGCCCTCCACCAATACTAAGCTGTCTGCTAAGACCATAATCCATTTTTAATTGCGAATAGAAACTCTTGTTTCTTTTTTCGAGATACCCCCCGGTTAAACTGTATTCAAATTTACCTTTGGATAATAATTTATATGGAATATTGATATTCTTATTAATAATTTCCTCTTCTCCCCAGGGCCCATAAAGTCTGATTTCAATTTTATTATTTCCATATAATAATGGAACATTAAAAGTATAGCGGCCCGCATTATCTGCTCTCTTATAATCTATTAATTGCTCGTTCAAATAAAGCTCTACCATCCAGTCTGGCTGAGTGATATCGCTTAACAGATAGGTTCCAAACTCTTTTCTGGAAAATGAAGACCTATTGGTAATTTGAACTCCGATTAATGGGTCAAAAAGTGTGGAAATGGAACCGGGGTTTACTTTACCTGCAGAGACCTGTTTAAATAATTTTCCGGAATTATTTACATATCTCCATTTATAAAACTGAGCTCTGGAATCTAAATGGTTACGATTATTATAGCTGAGATCTGCAACCAGATCACCTCCCAGAAATTCGCCCCGCAAGGCAAGATCAAATCTGCGGAAATCCTGGCTTTCAGAGTTTTCAATATTTTGGACCGCCCAGGCACCATTCCCAAATTTGAAAAAGGAATGATCTCTTTTTATAACAGTATCTGCTATAAATTCCTGTTTGAGCTGCTGAAGATTTTTTCTTAACTGTTCCCTTTTTGCAACTCTTACAATAGGTAATTCAGCACTTGCCTTAAGATTGATGGATAAGCGACTAAAAATGAATTCGTTCTCCAGGCCAAAAATATCCTCAAAATAATCTGCTTTTAGAAACAGACCGTTACCGGAAGATTTGATTGCATCTGGCCTTAAATTATAAATACTGTCCTGATATTCTATCTTTAATTCCTGTTCGCTTATAAGATATTTATCCTTGCTATTGTAGATATAGCCATGCAGCTCACCTAATTCATTATCGTATAAGTTCTTTATCTTCAAAAAATCGAATAGCCTGGATATTGAAAGATAAACTTCCCTGCCACAAATCATACTTGGAAGTTCTATACTGCCTATATCCTCTGCTTTCAGATTCAGCCATACCTCTTCGCAATGCACTTCATCCTGAGCAAAACTGAAAGTTGAGCTAAAACCTACCCAAGCCCAAATTAGGCAAAAGGATATCTGCCGTATAACATACAGTATGGATTTTCCGGCTTTCATGAAAGCTTGGACTTACTCGTGGTAGAGGCTAAACGTCAGAAGCATATCTCCTGTGTAAAAACCTTGGGCTACTCCATTACTAATACTAATCGTACCTCCAATGACCATTTGCGCAGGCGAATTTTGCTGAACATTGGCTACGGCAGGATTTGAAACACCAGCAGTCAAAGTGATCTGGTCTCCGTTAGCGTTCGATAAGTTTGTTGAAGGATTATCTACGGTAACAAGCATTTGAGTCTCACTATCTGTAGAGATTGTAAATATCCAGGGTTGATAAACCGTGGAAGGTAAAATTACCACTCCTCCATTGGCTGAACGATCTCCGTTATTTGAGATACTTATACTTCCCGAAGATATCCCGCTTAAATAAAACGAACCGAATTTGAGGTCCTGATCATTAGTGACCGTGATCGTCTGTGCATTTGTACAATGCAAATACAACATTCCTATAATGAATATTAAATAAGACCTCATCCTTCAGGGAATTACAACTCCAGTGTAGATTGTGCATAAAGCTCTCTCCCGGGCTGCCCCATAGAATAATAGCTCACCTCGAGTTGTCCGGATGTTAGATCTGTATTTTTGAGGTCCTTTAATTGAACCTTGAATCTCCTAAGATCGGCATCAGCATAAACCGCCACACCTTTTACAAGTCCTATCCTGGATTTTTTTCCGTTTTCAGAGATATGCTGCACAATAATCTCTCCATAACTGGAGACGTTGCCGGTTCTGGTCATGTCCATAGCAAGAAAGCGAAGATCTTCTCCAACACTTTCTAATTCAAGATTTTCGAGACCTACCGAAAGTTTAGGTTCACCTTTGCGTATAATAGTAGTAATTCCGTAACCAAAAACCGGAGTTATTCTTACTCCCATTCCATTTTCTCTACTGGCATTCCGTTGTTGCTCCATGGGTTTAACCTTGGGTACTGCACGAAGGTAAAGGTGGGATCTGTATTCACCTTCGGCTAATTGGCCGGCATTTAACAACTGTACTTTTATAAGTTGTGATTCATTTGGCGCCAGCCTAATCGTCTTTGGGAAATACCTGAGGTATTCTGAAGCACTGCGATGGCCTGGCAAAATACTATCTAATTTTTTGATCTCACCCTCTGGGGTCATCTTGATCTCCACAAAAGAAATCTTATAGGTTGCAGAATCCTTACCCGTATTGGTGAGATTAAGGGTTTTGACTCGATCCTTTTTCGCATCAAAATTAAGTCTCTTGGGATGTATTAAAAGATTGCCCTGCGAAAAAACATCACTAATGCTAAAAAGATAGATAAGGGAGGCAAAA containing:
- a CDS encoding heavy metal translocating P-type ATPase encodes the protein MCNNCKETNTHDHKSGIFGKHTELIFAIISGVFLLIAFLLSQFSQLDFAIILSLYVISYGFGGYYTLKEAIQEISKGRFEIDFLMLVAAVGAALLDKWAEGALLLFLFSLGHALEHLAMDKARKSIEALTKLSPKVALKRKGNDFIEVSIDELKVGDTIRIRPNSTISADGILLSGNASINQAPITGESIPVDKERIEDPDKEYASEKDIPEKSRVFAGTINGDNVIDIRVIKETQDSTLNRLITMVQEAQEKKSPTQLLTDKFEKFYVPAVLLLIVLLNFAFLVIDETWQESFYRSMAALVAASPCALAISTPSAVLSGIARAARGGVLIKGGKPLEDLGTLRALAFDKTGTLTEGKPKLTDFIPLNGVSDDELLRNVIAIESSSNHPLAKALVRDAKKRMSSTNGTPTVTESEAVQGKGIKGRVNGKLIRIGNMELFDDLKEIPSDVKERVIQLESEGKTVMLVLQDKSFSAILGLMDTPRAAAKETLSRLRKAGIRKMIMLTGDNQEVANAIATEIGLTDAYGGLLPEEKVEQIKKLKKEESKIAMVGDGVNDAPAMANSTVGIAMGAAGSDVALETADIALMADKLEILPFAIALSRKAHSIIKQNLWISLGVVALLLPATIFGWANIGIAVVFHEGSTIVVVLNALRLLGFNAK
- a CDS encoding Fur family transcriptional regulator; this translates as MEEIEKLLKSHQIRPTAMRLLMFKFLKERSTAVALTDIESDFDRSERTTIYRTIKTFEKYGLVHQIDDGTGIAKYALDEPQSSRDLHLHFHCTNCNETTCLTDHTIPHISLPEGFVTQDMNLVIKGTCDKCSKH
- a CDS encoding DUF4402 domain-containing protein — its product is MRSYLIFIIGMLYLHCTNAQTITVTNDQDLKFGSFYLSGISSGSISISNNGDRSANGGVVILPSTVYQPWIFTISTDSETQMLVTVDNPSTNLSNANGDQITLTAGVSNPAVANVQQNSPAQMVIGGTISISNGVAQGFYTGDMLLTFSLYHE